The Pirellulales bacterium genomic sequence GTGCAGCCGGCCCTCCGATCGGCGCTGTCTCATAGACGCTGCTTCGCGCGACGGACTGCGTCTCTGGTAGTTGGGCTAGTGCGGCCAGTGCGCGCTCGACCAGCGCAGCGCGGTCCCCCAGATTCGAGCCGATGCCAATTAGGCAACTGGCCATGTGACGTGATTCGATCGTCGCTGTAGGAAAGAAAAATGGCACAGGCCGCTAGTCGGTGTGACGAGTGGTCACACACAGTTTAGCAGCCTGTGCCATGAAAAATGATCTTGGGGGGGACATCCAGGCCACGACCTTGGGCCGCCGACATTCGATCCATCAGGTCGCCGCCCCCCAAGTGGAATTCGCAGGGGGATCGCTGCCCCACCACAAGGGCAAGTGCATGCGATCGTTGCGTCGCACCACGACGCCTTGCAACCCGATCGAAGTCAGAGCCTATTCAGCCAATCTCGGCGCGCACCACGAGTGTGGTCGTTGCCGCAGTATTCGCCGATCGACGCGTTCCAAGTGGACCGTGCCGGAAGCCCCATAGACTACGATTGATCGCTCATCCGATTGACGGTGAGCGTTGAATTGCAAGACGTTAGGCTCAAAACACAGGCCACATTTTGCGGAGATGGGAGCGAATGTCAAGCAACAAATGTGGAAGAGATTTTTGGCGGCAACTGGATCTTGCAAAGTCGGAAGAGAAGTGCTCAGCGCGCCGGCAGGCTTGCTTGGCGCGGCGTCGCGCGGTAGGGCGATCCTGAACGGACATCAAGGAAGCCATCCACCCTACAGGTGGACAAATCGCGTTGCGGCCCGCGCCTTTACGAGCGCGGCGCCCCGAACGGCAACCGCCGATGTGCCAAGGCGGGGAGATTGCGGCGAATTTCTGCCAATCGCGCGCGATCGATCTCCGCCACGGCCAATCCCGGCTCATCGGCTGCCACGGCCAATGGTGTACCCCACGGGTCGACAATCAACGAATGACCATACGACTCGAGTCCTGGCGCATGATGCCCGACTTGATTCGGAGCAATCAGAAAGGCCTGGTTCTCCACGGCGCGAGCGCGGATGAGCAGTTCCCAATGATCGCGTCCCGTGGCCCGGGTAAAGGCGGAAGGAACGACGATCAGTTCCACCTGGCGCGCGGACAGCTCGCGGAACAGTTCGGGAAATCGCAGATCGTAGCAAATGGCCTGACCGAGGGTGCCGCAGGGGGTCGGGCAGGTCGCGATCGAGTCGCCCGGCAACGACCAGTTCGATTCGCACACCGTGACGCGGCCCGGCAGATCGACGTCAAAGAGATGGATCTTGCGGTAGCGTGCCAGCAGGGTTCCCTCGGGTCCGAAGACGAGGCTCGTATTGAAGACCTTGCCCGGCTGCGATGCGGCCTCGGGCAGGCTGCCACCGATCAGCGTGATGCGCAGCCGTTCAGCGAGCGCGGCGAGCAACTCGCTGGTCGGTCCCGGGATCGGCTCGGCGGCGGCCAGCATCGCCTCGCGCCGGCCGTAGCAGGTGAACATTTCAGGCAGCGCGATCAGTCGCGCTCCGGCCGCGGCTGCCGCCTCGATCCAGTGCTGCGCCGCCGCGACATTCGCCGCTTTGTCCTCGCGGGAATTGAGTTGGACCGCGGCCGCTAGAAAACGCTCATCCATCGCCACTGCTCATCGCCAGTCGCCGAAATTGCTCAAGATATGACCTATATCAATATAGCGGGCTGCGCGCGGACCGAACCGCAGAATCAGCGTCATGCCCCCAGCAACTCTCGCCGGCACGTGCCGACTCGTGAAACAAAACGCTGCTATTACCGCTCTGCCGGCCACGGCGCCAGCCAAACGCTGGTGGCTCGAGCCGTTGGCACTCTTCGGCGGAACACGCTTGCTGGCTGTGGCGGCCATTTATCTGGGCGCGTTGCTCGTGCCCTGCGGGTACGACTACCGCCAGGAAAGTGCCGCCGCGGGAGTGGTCGACGACCTTCCGGCGTTCTATGCCGCTTACGCGCGCAATCCCGCAGTCCTCGGAAAACGCCCCTTGGTCGGACTTCGCGCCGGAGGCTGGCTCGAACCTCTCGTGCGTTGGGATGCGTTCTGGTATCTCAGCGTGGCCGAAGTCGGCTACGTCTACGATCCGGCACACGCCGGCCAACAGAATGTGGCCTTCTTTCCGGCCTACCCGCTCGCTATTCGCGGGTTGCGCGCCGTGGGAATACCCGCCCTCCCCGCCGCGCTGCTGCTATCCAATGTGGCGCTCGCGTGCTCGGCATGTCTGTTCTATCGCTTGATCGCCAAACGCTTCAGCATCGACGCCGCGCGTTGGACCGTGGGCTTGTGGCTTCTCTATCCAACGTCGTTCTTCGGCAGCGTTCCTTATTCCGAATCGCTCGCTGCCCTGTGCGGCGTGCTATGGCTCGCCGACATTGTTGAACGTCGCTACCTTGCCGCGGGCACGTGGGCAGGGCTCGCGTCGGCGGTGCGACCGCAGGGGTTGTTCTTCGGCCTGGCAAATCTCGATGGCATCACCACACCTGGCCGGCGGCGCGCCGCATGGCTGGGGCTCGGGCTGAGCGGCGTGGGGCTGGCCGCGTACATGGCCTACCTGTGGTGGCGGTTCGACGATCCACTGCTGTTCGCCGAGGTGCAACGCTACTGGCGTCCCGAAGCGAACGCCAGTTGGAATCCCCTGCGGTGGCTGCTGTTGATCGCCAGTGGCCTGATGTTTCCAGCGGCCGCGATCGTGGCGGGCGAGCCCACGTTGTTGCTGTCGAGTCGCACGTTCGACCCGTGGCTACTCGTCTGGTCGGTCGCCTGGATACCAGCAGTCTACCGTCGACTCGGCAAGGGAGTGACGCTCGCCACGATGGCGATGTTCGTCGTGCCCTTGGCCACCGGTGGGCTCGCCTCTTTCGGCCGGTTCACGTGGCTGATGCTGCCCGTGTTTCTCGCCTCGGGGCTGATCCTTGCGCGGCATCGCGCACGCTGGATCGTGGCGAGCACGTACGCCATCCTGTTGTTGATACTGTCCGCGCTGTATGGCGGCTATTGGATGGTGATTTGACGCGCACCGTCCGGGGCGCGCTTCACATTCGCGCTGGACGTAGCGGGCCGGGCGACTTGCGCCGTACGGGCATTGGAACCCCGTTTCGCGTGGCGCGGATTCGGCTTGGGCAGACGATTCAACTGCGGGAACGTATCGTGGCCATGCTCGTTTGGCGGTGCCGGCGGCGGATCGAGCGTCCGCAAGTCGTCGCGAATCGTGCCTGGCACGGGCGTCTCCACTTCTTCGACGACCTCTTCCGTCTGGTACGAGAAGAGTGACGTCGGCTCGTGCGGTTCCGCGTGCCAAGGATAGTCGAAGGCGTTCCGCCAGTTATAGGGCGAACGATAGTAGCTGCCATGAAACGCGGGATAGCGATGATTCGTCCGCGCGTTGCCGGGATAGCAGCCGTAGCGCGGCTCGTAACAAGTCTGCGGCATGGGGCCGCAGAACCAGCGTTGCTCCCAGGTGAGCCCATCCCCCGCGCAGGCGCCGCTCGCGCAACCTCCCGTGCCACACGTCT encodes the following:
- a CDS encoding carbon-nitrogen hydrolase family protein encodes the protein MDERFLAAAVQLNSREDKAANVAAAQHWIEAAAAAGARLIALPEMFTCYGRREAMLAAAEPIPGPTSELLAALAERLRITLIGGSLPEAASQPGKVFNTSLVFGPEGTLLARYRKIHLFDVDLPGRVTVCESNWSLPGDSIATCPTPCGTLGQAICYDLRFPELFRELSARQVELIVVPSAFTRATGRDHWELLIRARAVENQAFLIAPNQVGHHAPGLESYGHSLIVDPWGTPLAVAADEPGLAVAEIDRARLAEIRRNLPALAHRRLPFGAPRS